The following proteins come from a genomic window of Lolium rigidum isolate FL_2022 chromosome 5, APGP_CSIRO_Lrig_0.1, whole genome shotgun sequence:
- the LOC124657899 gene encoding uncharacterized protein LOC124657899, translating into MAWRGAASRTVLAAVRRPAPAIGALRAPAPGAAPRRRLPFAFTNATPTSPLGAARPLAALMGSPLTTPVVLARLTAHPGASARACCELSQGT; encoded by the exons ATGGCGTGGCGCGGCGCTGCCTCCCGCACCGTCCTGGCGGCCGTCCGCCGCCCGGCGCCCGCGATCGGCGCCCTCCGCGCACCTGCCCCCGgcgccgccccgcgccgccggctCCCGTTCGCCTTCACCAACGCCACCCCCACCTCCCCGCTCGGGGCCGCACG GCCCCTGGCGGCGTTGATGGGGTCGCCGCTGACGACGCCGGTGGTCCTAGCGCGACTGACGGCGCACCCCGGGGCCAGCGCCCGCGCCTGCTGCGAGCTCTCCCAGG GTACTTGA